A genomic stretch from Panacibacter microcysteis includes:
- a CDS encoding leucine-rich repeat domain-containing protein: MTNLKLISNIFFATLFVIVACSTMTAKLYSADNVYSDTTYTASTQQLKSDKIPDSVFQMTELRHLSINGMDCDYGDRTNCWMIKEIPSDIKNLKNLTTLRLTLNAITTIPNELTELTNLTLIDLTDNSVLTEINRLTKLHNLQYLYLYGCGLTKLPDNIGDLINLKELGLVGNHLDKAEQTRIKKALPKCNIKF; encoded by the coding sequence ATGACAAACCTCAAACTCATATCAAACATTTTCTTTGCGACACTTTTTGTTATTGTTGCTTGTTCGACAATGACAGCAAAACTTTACTCTGCTGACAATGTTTATAGCGACACAACTTACACTGCTTCGACACAGCAATTAAAGAGCGACAAAATACCAGATAGCGTTTTTCAAATGACTGAACTTCGACACCTATCTATAAACGGCATGGACTGTGATTACGGCGACAGGACAAATTGTTGGATGATAAAGGAAATTCCAAGCGACATCAAGAATTTGAAAAATCTCACAACTCTTCGGCTGACACTTAACGCCATTACAACAATTCCAAACGAGTTGACCGAACTCACTAACTTGACATTAATTGATTTGACAGATAATTCGGTTTTGACAGAAATTAATAGGTTGACAAAACTTCACAATCTGCAATACTTGTATTTGTATGGTTGCGGTTTGACAAAGTTGCCAGACAACATTGGCGACTTAATAAATTTGAAAGAATTAGGACTTGTAGGTAATCATCTTGACAAAGCAGAACAGACAAGAATAAAAAAGGCATTACCAAAGTGTAATATTAAGTTCTAA